TTATCAAGAAGGTACATAATGGATGAAATGTATATTGATGCGCTTAAAGCGTTATCAGACCCTACCCGATTAAGATTATTTTGGTTAGTGGTTCATGTTGGCCAACATATAAATGTTGCTGAAGCAATGGATGTTATTGGTGATACGCAATATAACGTTTCTCGAAATCTTAAAATGCTACATAAAGCGGGTTTACTTACTTTAGAAAAAAAAGGAAAGTGGGTTTACTATACACTTAAAGAGCAAAGCGCCCCGCACTGCCAAGCTTTAGTAAACTCTGTAAAGTTTTTACCTAAAGAAACGTTTTCTGATGTTACAACTCGCTGCATGATGCGTTTATCAATGCGTGTAAATGGAGAGTGTGTTATTGGCGCCAATAGTGAACAGTGGTTAGCGGCATTAAAAGCTGAATCACCAACTAACTAAATTATGTATTAGATGAATTTAATACTATTTATTTTTATACATGGCGGCCATTTGTCCTTTGTTCTAACACTGCTAGCTTCTCCCTACTAATTGGCTTAACAGCTTGTTTACAAAGCATTTATCTATTAGATATTTCTATCTGAATTAAGCCAATTTAGTATGATTTTTCATTCGTTATTTACTTAATTTATCTATACAATCCTCACCTTATTTTTACGCACAGATCTCAAGTGATTATCTCATGCTACTAACCGTTGTTTATATTATTGGTATTACCGCAGAAGCCATGACCGGCGCACTTAGCGCAGGCAGAATGAAAATGGATTGGTTTGGCGTTGTACTGGTTGCCAGTGCAACAGCAATTGGTGGTGGCAGTGTGCGAGATATTTTACTTGGCAATTACCCACTTACCTGGGTACAACACCCAGAGTATTTATTAATTACTTGTATTGCGGGTATTGTGACTACTTGGCTTGCTAAGTGGGTGGTTAAATTTAAGGGCATTTTTATGCGCTTAGATGCGCTGGGCCTTGCGGCGTTTAGTATTATTGGCTGCCAAGTTGGGCTAAATATGGGTTTGCATTATGGTATTTGTGCAGTGGCTGCGGTTGTGACCGGTGTATTTGGTGGATTACTGCGAGATTTAATATGTCGTCAAGCGCCGCTTGTATTACATAACGAGCTATACGCGAGTGTATCGTTACTTGTTGCCTGCTTATACTTAGCGCTGCACCATTATAATATTGATGACAATATCAGCATTATTGTAAGCCTTGTTGCAGGCTACTTAATACGTATGGCGTCAATACGCTTTAAATGGCGCCTACCTACCTTTAGTTTATTAGAGCAGCACGCTAAATAACTTAGGCTTTAATACAAATTAAGGCAGGTATAAAGCCTGCCTTGGGTAATTTGTAGCGCATTATTTTAATAGACACTTACATCACTTAAAGCGGTTTTTATGCCGCTGTTATTTTGCTTAAGTACGCTAAAACTGCCGTCGGTTTCTAGCACGACTGCGGCTACATCTTCTATGGCCAATATTCCCGCGCCACGAATAGCCGCGCGAATTTCTGATTTAGTTACCCGCTGCGACTTAAGTGCAGCCGTGCAGTATTCACCATCACTCAATAACAGCGTGGGCTCTGCTTTTACTAAAGCCGCAAATTTAGAGGAGCGTACGCTTAGCCACGTAATTAAGTATTGCAGCCCTATTAACACAACAAAGGCCAATATGCCCTCAAGTAGCGCCACACTTTTTGAAATAATCACCGACGCTAAAATAGAACCCAGCGCAATAGTCACTATAAAGTCGAACACGTTCCATTTAGATAGCGTACGCTTGCCCGATACGCGCAGCCAAAACACCAACGCTACATAACCCAGTACACCAATAATAAGTACGCGTATTAAACCCTGCATATCATCAAAAAACATAGTCACTCCTTTATATACGTTATTTTCTGTATAAGTAATTGCCCGCAGTAGTTATTTAAACCCTACATGGTACTTAGTTAAATAACGATGAATAAAGCGCCCTGTTTTATTTTGCTAACTGTTTTACAAACTTAATTTTACTGAGCTCTGTACTTTGTTTATCGACATAGCCACCAATGTGATAGCCATTAGTGATAAGCATAGTGAGCATTTGAGGAAACTGGTTCATCGATTTTACATGTATATGTGTATAGCCTTGCTCAGCGGCCCATTGCTCCTGCTGAATAAGTAGCTTTTTAGCTATACCCAGCCTCCGGTATTTAAAATGTACGCCGCCAAGCCAGCTGTAAAACTGCGTGCTAGATTGCTCATAGCCAATTTTAAAACCAACTAATGTACCTTTATGGTAGGCAACTAATATAAGTGCTTTTTTATTATTTAAGCGGCTTTCTAATGCTTGATTATCAATAGTGGTTAGCAGTTCGGGAATATGTTTACTTACTGCGGTAACATCTTCAATTGTGCCTGTGGCTATTGTGATGGCCATAAAAGTCCTTTTTTAATACGCTTTGTAATTTAAACAACGGTTGATTATGATGGTTTAAGCATTATATCTCTATTTTCGCTGTTTAATTATTAGAAAGGATCATCATGTCTAGCTATAACGAATCTCCAGAGCAAATTGAACAAGCCACTAAAGGCTATGTGATGCAACAAACTATGTTGCGTATTAAAGATCCCAAACCATCGCTCGAATTTTATCAAAATGTTTTAGGTATGAAACTGTTAGGTAAGTATGACTTTCCTGAGATGAAGTTTACGCTGTACTTTTTAGGCTACGAGCCAGAGCAGCCGCAAGGTGATGATAAAACTAAAGCTAAGTGGGTATTTGGTCGCCCTGCTTTAATTGAGCTTACCCATAACTGGGGTACAGAAGACGACGATAGCTTTGAGGGTTACCACAGTGGCAACCAAGAGCCTAAAGGCTTTGGTCACATTGGTATTAGTGTACCCGATGTTTACGCAGCCAGTGAGCGTTTTGCAAAGTACGATGTAGAGTTTGTTAAAAAGCCAGACGATGGCTCAATGAAGGGCTTAGCATTTATAAAAGACCCTGACGGCTACTGGATAGAAATACTCTCACCAGAGGGCATTACCGATATTATTTTTGGTAAATAACCAGCGCCTACATACTAAAAAGCCAGCTATTACGCTGGCTTTTGTGTTTTTAAATAAGCGTTACTTTATTTACGTAGTGCGTCTATTCGCGCATCAAGCGGCGGGTGAGATGAAAACAGCTCAGCCATACCTTTACCACTTGCAATACCAAAGGCCATCATAGAGCCTTGTAATTGCGACGGGTGGTTTTGCTTTAATCGCTCAAGCGCTGATCGCATTTTGTCTGCACCTACCAATTTAGCGGCGCCGCTGTCGGCTGCAAATTCGCGCTTACGGCTGTAACTAGCAACCACTATGCTTGCAAGTACACCAAATAATACTTGGAATAGCATGTCGAATAAAAAGTAAGACCAGCTGCTACCGCCCTCTTCTTCGTCGCCATTTAAAAAGTTATCTACTATGCCAGCCAGTACTTTTGCGGCAAATATTACAAAGGTATTTACCACGCCTTGTATTAGCGTAAGCGTTACCATGTCACCGTTAGCTACGTGCGATACTTCGTGGGCAAGTACCGCTTCGGCTTGGTCTTGGCTCATGTTATGTAATAAACCTGTGCTAACCGCCACCAGCGAGTTATTTTTACTTGGGCCAGTTGCAAAGGCGTTCATTTCTGGGCTATCGTAAATTGCCACTTCTGGCATTTTTATACCTGCTTTTTGTGCTTGTGCAGATACGGTTTGTACAAGCCAATGCTCGGTTTCATTACGTGGTTGGGTAATTACCTGTGCACCCGTTGATTTTTTAGCAATCCACTTAGACATAAATAACGAAATAAACGAACCACCAAAGCCAAATACAGTGGCTATAAGTAATATTCCGCCAAGGCTACGATGGCTTAAGCCCAGCACGCTCATTATTATTGAAAGCACTACACCTAATACCAACATAACCGCTAGGTTAGTTAATAAAAACAAAAATATACGTTTCATATTGTCCTCACAAAAATAGGTTTGATCACTAAGCCATTTACGAATTTTAAATTAAATCAGCTAAAAGCAATCACCGCGCTATGACACACTATGTCATAGCGTTAGCGCCATTCTGTGACAAACTATGTCATAACGCAAGCGTTATTTATGTGTTTATAAATAAATATTTTGGGAGTATTTAGAGGCGTAAAGTTTTATAGGCTTGCTGTTAGTTAATAATAACAGCAAGCCTTAAATCGCTATTTAATCAGATGGTTAAGAGGTTAAACTTTAGGTACTTTTGTTTATACCGTTATTAATATTTGCCATAGCCACTGGGAAGCCACGTTCTTTTGCCAAGACTTGTGCAATTTTGCTTATGTCTTCATTACAATTTTGCTCAAGGTACGCCCATTGATGGTTGTTACGGTGGTTATTAATATCGTGATCGCTGCTTATTAGGCCAAGTTTTGTAAATTCAGCGACTATTTCGTCGGCAGCGATAAGCGTAGATGACGCTTTTACGTTTTCGGCGCGCGCATAACTAATATCTGAATATAAGCTAACATCGGCTACACGTAATGTGTCGTCTTCTCCTGGGATTTGTTGGCCACCAAATAACGCATTGTTTTGTGTATTTGCATTATTAAATGCCGGTACAAACTCGGCAACATAATTTATCGCTTTTTGGCTGCGTGCTTTAAGTGCGGTTTCATCCCACCCTTCGCTTATGTACTCTAAATATTTACTAGGTAATTGAGGTTGCGCGCTACTGCCGTTTGTTTCTACAAGCCCATCGTTAAATAGCGTAATTGCGTTGGTC
The sequence above is drawn from the Pseudoalteromonas espejiana DSM 9414 genome and encodes:
- a CDS encoding GNAT family N-acetyltransferase, with the translated sequence MAITIATGTIEDVTAVSKHIPELLTTIDNQALESRLNNKKALILVAYHKGTLVGFKIGYEQSSTQFYSWLGGVHFKYRRLGIAKKLLIQQEQWAAEQGYTHIHVKSMNQFPQMLTMLITNGYHIGGYVDKQSTELSKIKFVKQLAK
- a CDS encoding DUF421 domain-containing protein, which translates into the protein MFFDDMQGLIRVLIIGVLGYVALVFWLRVSGKRTLSKWNVFDFIVTIALGSILASVIISKSVALLEGILAFVVLIGLQYLITWLSVRSSKFAALVKAEPTLLLSDGEYCTAALKSQRVTKSEIRAAIRGAGILAIEDVAAVVLETDGSFSVLKQNNSGIKTALSDVSVY
- a CDS encoding ArsR/SmtB family transcription factor, with product MDEMYIDALKALSDPTRLRLFWLVVHVGQHINVAEAMDVIGDTQYNVSRNLKMLHKAGLLTLEKKGKWVYYTLKEQSAPHCQALVNSVKFLPKETFSDVTTRCMMRLSMRVNGECVIGANSEQWLAALKAESPTN
- the gloA gene encoding lactoylglutathione lyase — its product is MSSYNESPEQIEQATKGYVMQQTMLRIKDPKPSLEFYQNVLGMKLLGKYDFPEMKFTLYFLGYEPEQPQGDDKTKAKWVFGRPALIELTHNWGTEDDDSFEGYHSGNQEPKGFGHIGISVPDVYAASERFAKYDVEFVKKPDDGSMKGLAFIKDPDGYWIEILSPEGITDIIFGK
- a CDS encoding trimeric intracellular cation channel family protein: MLLTVVYIIGITAEAMTGALSAGRMKMDWFGVVLVASATAIGGGSVRDILLGNYPLTWVQHPEYLLITCIAGIVTTWLAKWVVKFKGIFMRLDALGLAAFSIIGCQVGLNMGLHYGICAVAAVVTGVFGGLLRDLICRQAPLVLHNELYASVSLLVACLYLALHHYNIDDNISIIVSLVAGYLIRMASIRFKWRLPTFSLLEQHAK
- the htpX gene encoding protease HtpX, translating into MKRIFLFLLTNLAVMLVLGVVLSIIMSVLGLSHRSLGGILLIATVFGFGGSFISLFMSKWIAKKSTGAQVITQPRNETEHWLVQTVSAQAQKAGIKMPEVAIYDSPEMNAFATGPSKNNSLVAVSTGLLHNMSQDQAEAVLAHEVSHVANGDMVTLTLIQGVVNTFVIFAAKVLAGIVDNFLNGDEEEGGSSWSYFLFDMLFQVLFGVLASIVVASYSRKREFAADSGAAKLVGADKMRSALERLKQNHPSQLQGSMMAFGIASGKGMAELFSSHPPLDARIDALRK